The sequence GAGATAGCCTTGCAGAAGCTAAAATAAATTCATAAACTAACAAagacataaaacacacacaaaaaaaaacctgctgcCACCCAAACTCCACAAAACGCagaatatacaaataaaacaccATACAGAGGCTTAATGGCGTAAATAGCAAGGTAAAACTGTAAATTCCCCAGAAGTTGCAGACtagtatttataaaaataaaaagtgtgaaTTATTTACCCCCAATACTAAAAGTCCTCCCTGACCCCTATTTGCACTACAATGGTATTTTACTAACCCTTTTCCACCACTGAGACGCCCATTGAGCTGCTGACCTTTTCCACCGCCTGTGACTTCATAGAAGAGTATTGGGGATCCGATGTGCATGCGCTGCGGACCACATGCATCTCattgcttctcataggaaagcattgaatccaatTCTTTCCTTTGAGCTGCAACCTCAAGTGACTGAGttctaccttaaagggacactttagtcacctgaacaactttagcttaatgaagcagttttggtgtatagaacatgcccctgcagcctcactgctcaatcctctgccatttaggtgttaaatccctttatttatgaaccctagtcacacctccctgcatgtgacttgcacagccttccataaacacttcctgtaaagagagccctatttaggctttctttattgcaagttctgtttaattaagattttcttatcccctgttatgttaatagcttgctagaccctgcaagagcctcctgtatgtgattaaagtttaatttagagattgagatacaattatttaaggtaaattacatctgtttgaaagggaaactagttttttttttcatgcaggctctgtcaatcatagccaggggaggtgtggctagggctgcataaacagaaacaatgtgattgaactcctaaatgacagtgaattgagcagtgaaattgcaggggaatgatctatacactaaaactgcttttatttagctaaagtaatttaggtgactatagtgttcctttaaaggtttaaaactacaggaccactgcacccagaccacttcattaagacaaAGTGTTCTTGGAGactttagtggtcttttaataCAAAGATGCAGGTGTTTAATTGGGAACAATGTATGATAAAATAGCTGTAGAATATTACTATGTGTTCAATTTGGTTATCGCATTGTATTATCAACACGTACTTCTCGGACACGGTGTCAATATTGTTGCTCCTAAAATATTTAGTTCTAACCTATTTTTCTATTGCACAGAATATGGCTGGAGGATACGGTCTAATGGCTGATGATGGTACTATTGACTATTCTGTTCACGAAGCATGGAATGAGGCAACCAACGTCTACTTGATAGTAATTCTTGTTAGTTTTGGACTCTTCATGTATGCAAGAAAGTGAGTTAAGCTTGTTTTTGCAATTTTCTAAATGGTCTCCTCTATTCTTCAGCTACACTTTGAAAgcaatcacattttttttccttgaaaGTACCACATGGCAAACTGTTTTTTTCAGGAATATGGCAAACTGTATTTAGGCACATTTTGAAAGAAAACTGTTAATTTCACAgcatttattttctttcaaaaaataaaataaattgtgcgGGGGTGGGGAACCCACATCACAAAAAAATATGCATACCTCCGGGTTGGCACCCTTGGCATCTTTATAGTATAtgaaattgtgtgtgtttttttttgttttgttttttatatatatatatatataattttattgtgtctgtgtctgtgtttgtctaggaataaaagaaagattatGAGAATTTTCACAGTGCCCCCTACCGTTGAAACCTCTGAGACAAACTTCTATGATGACATCAAGAAGGTTCGCTTGCGTCAGCAGCTGGAGATGTATTACATTGGTGAGATTTCTATGCATAGGCCAAATTTAAATTGATATTCAACAAGGCAAGCACTATACATTGCCACCGAATACACCACTATAGATGGAGTGTTATGATTTCCTCTCTAGGATCAGATTCTTAATTAGTAGAATAAATAACTCCTGAAGTGTCTGGGTCAATTTAAGTGGCATTTACTTTATCATCTACTGGTTTttttactacagtgagaattcaacgttaatttcaaatttaaggccagagtagccaaactgaaagaatAGATGAGTTGGATTTTTTTCCAGTATAGGCATTtggaccttaaagggacattatagtcaccagaacaactacagcttcatgtAGTTTTTTTCTGGTTTCCATTATGTCCCCCGAGGACCTCCAGCCAGGGCACCTTTCTGGGCCCTTGTGgagttgtgatgtaattccagtaaaatacaagtttagcaggctaagattgccacaaggcatatgtatgtatatgtgtttgtagtatcagttagttaattacacgtagctaagatactgttatcactgtactgaccaggtgcaggaatgtaagaactggaattacgcgtccctctcctttgtatcagatgagccacgtggttagaccggatggatgagtttagactctatttattaaataggttaagggtatgtgtgggtgtagttaattgtgggaggagctacagtgctatataaggaatgtactctatgtattcagtactcagactttgctgtattttggtgacgctagtccctctgagtcccgatcggtgatccaataaagaatctcttccttcctgaagaaacctgtgtccatctctctgtgcttggcttccgtcagtttctccggtatcatttggtgcattggccgggaaactcatcgttcaacggtagctgagaggcagaggcgtgagacggtctatctttgcccacgttctctacggctgcacccctgaacttctgcgtggacctcccttcgtctcggcgccactggtctgttgtccaggagatcatcggcctctacgtgagaagtgctggggtgtccccgtcgatgagtgtgaactcaggttcaggaacgaggagg comes from Pelobates fuscus isolate aPelFus1 chromosome 5, aPelFus1.pri, whole genome shotgun sequence and encodes:
- the SMIM19 gene encoding small integral membrane protein 19, yielding MAGGYGLMADDGTIDYSVHEAWNEATNVYLIVILVSFGLFMYARKNKRKIMRIFTVPPTVETSETNFYDDIKKVRLRQQLEMYYIARKHDHHTQSDSVQLTVE